A part of Neovison vison isolate M4711 chromosome 6, ASM_NN_V1, whole genome shotgun sequence genomic DNA contains:
- the CHAF1A gene encoding chromatin assembly factor 1 subunit A isoform X1, whose product MLEELECGAPGARGAAAAMDCKDRPAFPVKKLIQARLPFKRLNLVPKEKSEDGSDDTRSSEGAPAQSQVPDLETSLDTVENNCHMGSDIDCSPKLVNGKGPLDNFLRNRVKTNIDQTAVIIDLTEDSSDQLDGLVAHSKLDAVASPSEEAVSGVGEEAGGDRGPPEASPEDELACSEETLSDIPCKTEKEGVSSGGPERNGDGQKGSPPSCPVPTGDARTCPEKDQDGWSEARGILFKGKVPVVVLRDILAGKPPRAKSPPVTPADQGVPSESETLESGPEEDSVLSHSSRGSSSPTSSPEGQSVSKKQHGSPRPSPTCTPIRRITKKLKASAEKDKLKLQRDRERLGKQLKLRAEKEEKEKLKEEAKRAKEEAKKKKEEEKELKEKERREKREKDEKEKAEKQRLKEERRKERQEALEAKLEEKRKKEEEKRLREEEKRIKAEKAEITRFFQKPKTPQAPKTLAGSCGKFAPFEIKEHMVLAPRFRTAFDQDLCDQLDQLLQQQNGESSFLKDLKGRQPLRSGPTMVSNRNTNIHNSDVVIVESGKADGVPDRRKFGRMKLLQFSENHRPAYWGTWNKKTTVIHPRDPWAQDRKFLDYEVDSDEEWEEEEPGESLSHSEGDDDDEVGDDEDEDDGFFVPHGYLSEDEGVTEECADPENHKVRQKLKAKEWDEFLAKGKRFRVLQPVKIGCIWAADKDGGADRKVLQQFTACLLETVPSEEEQTPKASRREKRDQQILAQLLPLLHGNVNGSKVIIREFQECCRRGLLGRDAGSPDSSSASPPSPGSSRPQTPTASEDAAVPSKARLKRIISENSVYEKRPDFRMCWYVHPQVLKTFDQEHLPVPCQWSYVTMVPSATREDSGSIPATGPSQGTPVSLKRKSAGSMCITQFMKKRRHDGQVGAGDLDGFQADTEEEEEEDGDCVILDISDVGEAPTPCGTTSGAGGSVGMDTSESPVPTSSLSSC is encoded by the exons ATGCTGGAAGAGTTGGAGTGCGGGGCGCCCGGCGCCAGGGGAGCGGCCGCAG CCATGGATTGCAAAGACAGACCAGCTTTTCCAGTCAAGAAGTTAATACAAG CTCGTCTGCCCTTCAAGCGCCTGAATCTGGTCCCAAAGGAGAAGAGCGAGGACGGGTCGGATGACACCAGGAGCTCTGAGGGTGCTCCTGCCCAAAGTCAAGTCCCTGATCTGGAGACCTCTTTGGACACTGTGGAGAACAACTGTCATATGGGCTCTGACATAGACTGTAGTCCCAAACTTGTCAACGGGAAGGGTCCCTTagataactttttaagaaacagagTCAAAACCAATATTGACCAGACCGCGGTCATCATTGATTTGACGGAGGACTCGAGTGACCAACTAGATGGCCTTGTGGCCCACAGTAAACTAGATGCTGTAGCCTCTCCCTCTGAGGAGGCTGTAAGTGGGGTCGGAGAAGAAGCTGGAGGTGACAGGGGGCCGCCGGAGGCCAGTCCGGAGGATGAGCTGGCGTGTTCTGAGGAGACCCTTTCCGACATTCCATGCAAAACCGAGAAGGAGGGTGTCAGCTCCGGGGGCCCAGAGAGGAATGGAGATGGGCAGAAAGGCTCGCCCCCAAGCTGCCCCGTGCCAACTGGTGACGCAAGAACGTGCCCGGAGAAGGACCAGGATGGTTGGAGTGAAGCCAGGGGCATCCTGTTCAAAGGGAAGGTGCCCGTGGTGGTCTTGCGGGATATTCTGGCTGGGAAACCTCCTCGAGCCAAGTCTCCGCCCGTGACACCCGCAGACCAGGGCGTGCCCTCCGAGAGCGAGACGCTGGAGTCCGGCCCTGAGGAAGACTCTGTTCTTAGCCACTCGTCCCGgggttcttcctctcccaccagcTCACCCGAGGGGCAGTCTGTTTCCAAAAAGCAGCACGGCAGTCCCAGGCCCTCCCCAACCTGCACACCTATCCGCAGA ATAACTAAGAAACTCAAAGCTTCTGCAGAGAAGGACAAGCTCAAACTGCAAAGA GACAGGGAGCGGCTGGGCAAGCAGCTCAAGTTACGGgcggagaaagaagaaaaggagaagctgAAGGAGGAGGCCAAGCGGGCCAAGGAAGAGgccaagaagaagaaggaggaggagaaggagctgaAGGAGAAGGAGCGGCgcgagaagagggagaaggacgaAAAGGAGAAGGCGGAGAAGCAGCGGCTCAAGGAGGAGCGGCGCAAGGAGCGGCAGGAGGCGCTGGA GGCGAagctggaggagaagaggaaaaaggaagaagaaaaacggTTGCGGGAAGAGGAGAAG CGCATTAAAGCAGAGAAGGCCGAAATCACGAGGTTCTTTCAGAAGCCAAAGACCCCGCAGGCCCCCAAG ACCCTGGCTGGCTCCTGCGGGAAGTTCGCCCCTTTTGAAATTAAAGAGCACATGGTTCTCGCCCCTCGGTTTCGGACTGCTTTCGACCAAGACCTCTGCGATCAGTTGGACCAGCTCCTCCAGCAGCAGAATGGCGAGTCCTCCTTCCTGAAAGATCTGAAAGGCCGGCAGCCCCTCCGGTCCGGACCCACCATGGTTTCAAACCGAAACACGAATATTCATAACAG CGACGTGGTGATCGTGGAGAGCGGCAAGGCGGACGGCGTTCCTGACAGGAGGAAGTTCGGCAGGATGAAGCTCCTACAGTTTTCCGAGAATCACCGGCCGGCGTACTGGGGGACGTGGAATAAGAAGACGACCGTCATCCATCCAAGGGACCCCTGGGCCCAAGACCGG AAGTTCCTGGACTATGAGGTGGACAGTGACGAGGAGTGGGAAGAGGAGGAGCCGGGAGAGTCCCTCTCCCACAGCGAGGGG gatgATGATGACGAAGTGGGAGACGATGAAGATGAAGACGATGGTTTTTTCGTGCCCCATGGGTACCTGTCTGAGGACGAGGGAGTCACTGAG GAGTGTGCTGACCCAGAGAATCACAAGGTTCGTCAGAAACTGAAGGCCAAAGAGTGGGATGAGTTTTTGGCGAAGGGGAAGAGGTTCCGTGTGCTCCAGCCCGTGAAGATCGGCTGCATCTGGGCAGCTGATAAGGATGGGGGCGCCGACCGGAAGGTGCTGCAGCAGTTCACGGCGTGCCTGCTGGAGACGGTCCCTTCCGAGGAGGAACAGACGCCCAAGGCCTCCAGACGGGAGAAGAGAGACCAGCAGA tcTTGGCGCAGCTGCTCCCGCTGCTGCACGGGAACGTGAACGGAAGCAAAGTGATCATCCGGGAGTTCCAGGAGTGCTGCCGCCGGGGGCTGCTCGGCAGGGACGCGGGCAGTCCCGACAGCAGCTCTGCCAGCCCGCCCAGCCCTGGCTCCTCCCGCCCGCAGACCCCCACCGCCAGCGAGGACGCCGCCGTCCCCTCCAAGGCCAGGCTCAAGCGGATCATTTCCGAGAACTCGGTGTACGAGAAGAGGCCTGACTTCAGGATGTGCTGGTACGTCCACCCGCAGGTGCTGAAGACCTTTGACCAGGAGCACCTGCCCGTGCCGTGCCAGTGGAGTTACGTCACCATGGTGCCCTCAGCCACCAGGGAGGACAGTGGCAGCATCCCCGCCACGGGGCCCAGCCAGGGGACGCCCGTCTCGCTGAAGCGGAAGTCAGCCGGCAGCATGTGCATCACCCAGTTCATGAAGAAGCGCAGGCACGACGGGCAG
- the CHAF1A gene encoding chromatin assembly factor 1 subunit A isoform X2, giving the protein MLEELECGAPGARGAAAAMDCKDRPAFPVKKLIQARLPFKRLNLVPKEKSEDGSDDTRSSEGAPAQSQVPDLETSLDTVENNCHMGSDIDCSPKLVNGKGPLDNFLRNRVKTNIDQTAVIIDLTEDSSDQLDGLVAHSKLDAVASPSEEAVSGVGEEAGGDRGPPEASPEDELACSEETLSDIPCKTEKEGVSSGGPERNGDGQKGSPPSCPVPTGDARTCPEKDQDGWSEARGILFKGKVPVVVLRDILAGKPPRAKSPPVTPADQGVPSESETLESGPEEDSVLSHSSRGSSSPTSSPEGQSVSKKQHGSPRPSPTCTPIRRDRERLGKQLKLRAEKEEKEKLKEEAKRAKEEAKKKKEEEKELKEKERREKREKDEKEKAEKQRLKEERRKERQEALEAKLEEKRKKEEEKRLREEEKRIKAEKAEITRFFQKPKTPQAPKTLAGSCGKFAPFEIKEHMVLAPRFRTAFDQDLCDQLDQLLQQQNGESSFLKDLKGRQPLRSGPTMVSNRNTNIHNSDVVIVESGKADGVPDRRKFGRMKLLQFSENHRPAYWGTWNKKTTVIHPRDPWAQDRKFLDYEVDSDEEWEEEEPGESLSHSEGDDDDEVGDDEDEDDGFFVPHGYLSEDEGVTEECADPENHKVRQKLKAKEWDEFLAKGKRFRVLQPVKIGCIWAADKDGGADRKVLQQFTACLLETVPSEEEQTPKASRREKRDQQILAQLLPLLHGNVNGSKVIIREFQECCRRGLLGRDAGSPDSSSASPPSPGSSRPQTPTASEDAAVPSKARLKRIISENSVYEKRPDFRMCWYVHPQVLKTFDQEHLPVPCQWSYVTMVPSATREDSGSIPATGPSQGTPVSLKRKSAGSMCITQFMKKRRHDGQVGAGDLDGFQADTEEEEEEDGDCVILDISDVGEAPTPCGTTSGAGGSVGMDTSESPVPTSSLSSC; this is encoded by the exons ATGCTGGAAGAGTTGGAGTGCGGGGCGCCCGGCGCCAGGGGAGCGGCCGCAG CCATGGATTGCAAAGACAGACCAGCTTTTCCAGTCAAGAAGTTAATACAAG CTCGTCTGCCCTTCAAGCGCCTGAATCTGGTCCCAAAGGAGAAGAGCGAGGACGGGTCGGATGACACCAGGAGCTCTGAGGGTGCTCCTGCCCAAAGTCAAGTCCCTGATCTGGAGACCTCTTTGGACACTGTGGAGAACAACTGTCATATGGGCTCTGACATAGACTGTAGTCCCAAACTTGTCAACGGGAAGGGTCCCTTagataactttttaagaaacagagTCAAAACCAATATTGACCAGACCGCGGTCATCATTGATTTGACGGAGGACTCGAGTGACCAACTAGATGGCCTTGTGGCCCACAGTAAACTAGATGCTGTAGCCTCTCCCTCTGAGGAGGCTGTAAGTGGGGTCGGAGAAGAAGCTGGAGGTGACAGGGGGCCGCCGGAGGCCAGTCCGGAGGATGAGCTGGCGTGTTCTGAGGAGACCCTTTCCGACATTCCATGCAAAACCGAGAAGGAGGGTGTCAGCTCCGGGGGCCCAGAGAGGAATGGAGATGGGCAGAAAGGCTCGCCCCCAAGCTGCCCCGTGCCAACTGGTGACGCAAGAACGTGCCCGGAGAAGGACCAGGATGGTTGGAGTGAAGCCAGGGGCATCCTGTTCAAAGGGAAGGTGCCCGTGGTGGTCTTGCGGGATATTCTGGCTGGGAAACCTCCTCGAGCCAAGTCTCCGCCCGTGACACCCGCAGACCAGGGCGTGCCCTCCGAGAGCGAGACGCTGGAGTCCGGCCCTGAGGAAGACTCTGTTCTTAGCCACTCGTCCCGgggttcttcctctcccaccagcTCACCCGAGGGGCAGTCTGTTTCCAAAAAGCAGCACGGCAGTCCCAGGCCCTCCCCAACCTGCACACCTATCCGCAGA GACAGGGAGCGGCTGGGCAAGCAGCTCAAGTTACGGgcggagaaagaagaaaaggagaagctgAAGGAGGAGGCCAAGCGGGCCAAGGAAGAGgccaagaagaagaaggaggaggagaaggagctgaAGGAGAAGGAGCGGCgcgagaagagggagaaggacgaAAAGGAGAAGGCGGAGAAGCAGCGGCTCAAGGAGGAGCGGCGCAAGGAGCGGCAGGAGGCGCTGGA GGCGAagctggaggagaagaggaaaaaggaagaagaaaaacggTTGCGGGAAGAGGAGAAG CGCATTAAAGCAGAGAAGGCCGAAATCACGAGGTTCTTTCAGAAGCCAAAGACCCCGCAGGCCCCCAAG ACCCTGGCTGGCTCCTGCGGGAAGTTCGCCCCTTTTGAAATTAAAGAGCACATGGTTCTCGCCCCTCGGTTTCGGACTGCTTTCGACCAAGACCTCTGCGATCAGTTGGACCAGCTCCTCCAGCAGCAGAATGGCGAGTCCTCCTTCCTGAAAGATCTGAAAGGCCGGCAGCCCCTCCGGTCCGGACCCACCATGGTTTCAAACCGAAACACGAATATTCATAACAG CGACGTGGTGATCGTGGAGAGCGGCAAGGCGGACGGCGTTCCTGACAGGAGGAAGTTCGGCAGGATGAAGCTCCTACAGTTTTCCGAGAATCACCGGCCGGCGTACTGGGGGACGTGGAATAAGAAGACGACCGTCATCCATCCAAGGGACCCCTGGGCCCAAGACCGG AAGTTCCTGGACTATGAGGTGGACAGTGACGAGGAGTGGGAAGAGGAGGAGCCGGGAGAGTCCCTCTCCCACAGCGAGGGG gatgATGATGACGAAGTGGGAGACGATGAAGATGAAGACGATGGTTTTTTCGTGCCCCATGGGTACCTGTCTGAGGACGAGGGAGTCACTGAG GAGTGTGCTGACCCAGAGAATCACAAGGTTCGTCAGAAACTGAAGGCCAAAGAGTGGGATGAGTTTTTGGCGAAGGGGAAGAGGTTCCGTGTGCTCCAGCCCGTGAAGATCGGCTGCATCTGGGCAGCTGATAAGGATGGGGGCGCCGACCGGAAGGTGCTGCAGCAGTTCACGGCGTGCCTGCTGGAGACGGTCCCTTCCGAGGAGGAACAGACGCCCAAGGCCTCCAGACGGGAGAAGAGAGACCAGCAGA tcTTGGCGCAGCTGCTCCCGCTGCTGCACGGGAACGTGAACGGAAGCAAAGTGATCATCCGGGAGTTCCAGGAGTGCTGCCGCCGGGGGCTGCTCGGCAGGGACGCGGGCAGTCCCGACAGCAGCTCTGCCAGCCCGCCCAGCCCTGGCTCCTCCCGCCCGCAGACCCCCACCGCCAGCGAGGACGCCGCCGTCCCCTCCAAGGCCAGGCTCAAGCGGATCATTTCCGAGAACTCGGTGTACGAGAAGAGGCCTGACTTCAGGATGTGCTGGTACGTCCACCCGCAGGTGCTGAAGACCTTTGACCAGGAGCACCTGCCCGTGCCGTGCCAGTGGAGTTACGTCACCATGGTGCCCTCAGCCACCAGGGAGGACAGTGGCAGCATCCCCGCCACGGGGCCCAGCCAGGGGACGCCCGTCTCGCTGAAGCGGAAGTCAGCCGGCAGCATGTGCATCACCCAGTTCATGAAGAAGCGCAGGCACGACGGGCAG
- the CHAF1A gene encoding chromatin assembly factor 1 subunit A isoform X3, whose protein sequence is MLEELECGAPGARGAAAAMDCKDRPAFPVKKLIQARLPFKRLNLVPKEKSEDGSDDTRSSEGAPAQSQVPDLETSLDTVENNCHMGSDIDCSPKLVNGKGPLDNFLRNRVKTNIDQTAVIIDLTEDSSDQLDGLVAHSKLDAVASPSEEAVSGVGEEAGGDRGPPEASPEDELACSEETLSDIPCKTEKEGVSSGGPERNGDGQKGSPPSCPVPTGDARTCPEKDQDGWSEARGILFKGKVPVVVLRDILAGKPPRAKSPPVTPADQGVPSESETLESGPEEDSVLSHSSRGSSSPTSSPEGQSVSKKQHGSPRPSPTCTPIRRITKKLKASAEKDKLKLQRDRERLGKQLKLRAEKEEKEKLKEEAKRAKEEAKKKKEEEKELKEKERREKREKDEKEKAEKQRLKEERRKERQEALEAKLEEKRKKEEEKRLREEEKRIKAEKAEITRFFQKPKTPQAPKTLAGSCGKFAPFEIKEHMVLAPRFRTAFDQDLCDQLDQLLQQQNGESSFLKDLKGRQPLRSGPTMVSNRNTNIHNSDVVIVESGKADGVPDRRKFGRMKLLQFSENHRPAYWGTWNKKTTVIHPRDPWAQDRKFLDYEVDSDEEWEEEEPGESLSHSEGDDDDEVGDDEDEDDGFFVPHGYLSEDEGVTEECADPENHKVRQKLKAKEWDEFLAKGKRFRVLQPVKIGCIWAADKDGGADRKVLQQFTACLLETVPSEEEQTPKASRREKRDQQILAQLLPLLHGNVNGSKVIIREFQECCRRGLLGRDAGSPDSSSASPPSPGSSRPQTPTASEDAAVPSKARLKRIISENSVYEKRPDFRMCWYVHPQVLKTFDQEHLPVPCQWSYVTMVPSATREDSGSIPATGPSQGTPVSLKRKSAGSMCITQFMKKRRSGPGTSMASRQTRRRRKRRTATV, encoded by the exons ATGCTGGAAGAGTTGGAGTGCGGGGCGCCCGGCGCCAGGGGAGCGGCCGCAG CCATGGATTGCAAAGACAGACCAGCTTTTCCAGTCAAGAAGTTAATACAAG CTCGTCTGCCCTTCAAGCGCCTGAATCTGGTCCCAAAGGAGAAGAGCGAGGACGGGTCGGATGACACCAGGAGCTCTGAGGGTGCTCCTGCCCAAAGTCAAGTCCCTGATCTGGAGACCTCTTTGGACACTGTGGAGAACAACTGTCATATGGGCTCTGACATAGACTGTAGTCCCAAACTTGTCAACGGGAAGGGTCCCTTagataactttttaagaaacagagTCAAAACCAATATTGACCAGACCGCGGTCATCATTGATTTGACGGAGGACTCGAGTGACCAACTAGATGGCCTTGTGGCCCACAGTAAACTAGATGCTGTAGCCTCTCCCTCTGAGGAGGCTGTAAGTGGGGTCGGAGAAGAAGCTGGAGGTGACAGGGGGCCGCCGGAGGCCAGTCCGGAGGATGAGCTGGCGTGTTCTGAGGAGACCCTTTCCGACATTCCATGCAAAACCGAGAAGGAGGGTGTCAGCTCCGGGGGCCCAGAGAGGAATGGAGATGGGCAGAAAGGCTCGCCCCCAAGCTGCCCCGTGCCAACTGGTGACGCAAGAACGTGCCCGGAGAAGGACCAGGATGGTTGGAGTGAAGCCAGGGGCATCCTGTTCAAAGGGAAGGTGCCCGTGGTGGTCTTGCGGGATATTCTGGCTGGGAAACCTCCTCGAGCCAAGTCTCCGCCCGTGACACCCGCAGACCAGGGCGTGCCCTCCGAGAGCGAGACGCTGGAGTCCGGCCCTGAGGAAGACTCTGTTCTTAGCCACTCGTCCCGgggttcttcctctcccaccagcTCACCCGAGGGGCAGTCTGTTTCCAAAAAGCAGCACGGCAGTCCCAGGCCCTCCCCAACCTGCACACCTATCCGCAGA ATAACTAAGAAACTCAAAGCTTCTGCAGAGAAGGACAAGCTCAAACTGCAAAGA GACAGGGAGCGGCTGGGCAAGCAGCTCAAGTTACGGgcggagaaagaagaaaaggagaagctgAAGGAGGAGGCCAAGCGGGCCAAGGAAGAGgccaagaagaagaaggaggaggagaaggagctgaAGGAGAAGGAGCGGCgcgagaagagggagaaggacgaAAAGGAGAAGGCGGAGAAGCAGCGGCTCAAGGAGGAGCGGCGCAAGGAGCGGCAGGAGGCGCTGGA GGCGAagctggaggagaagaggaaaaaggaagaagaaaaacggTTGCGGGAAGAGGAGAAG CGCATTAAAGCAGAGAAGGCCGAAATCACGAGGTTCTTTCAGAAGCCAAAGACCCCGCAGGCCCCCAAG ACCCTGGCTGGCTCCTGCGGGAAGTTCGCCCCTTTTGAAATTAAAGAGCACATGGTTCTCGCCCCTCGGTTTCGGACTGCTTTCGACCAAGACCTCTGCGATCAGTTGGACCAGCTCCTCCAGCAGCAGAATGGCGAGTCCTCCTTCCTGAAAGATCTGAAAGGCCGGCAGCCCCTCCGGTCCGGACCCACCATGGTTTCAAACCGAAACACGAATATTCATAACAG CGACGTGGTGATCGTGGAGAGCGGCAAGGCGGACGGCGTTCCTGACAGGAGGAAGTTCGGCAGGATGAAGCTCCTACAGTTTTCCGAGAATCACCGGCCGGCGTACTGGGGGACGTGGAATAAGAAGACGACCGTCATCCATCCAAGGGACCCCTGGGCCCAAGACCGG AAGTTCCTGGACTATGAGGTGGACAGTGACGAGGAGTGGGAAGAGGAGGAGCCGGGAGAGTCCCTCTCCCACAGCGAGGGG gatgATGATGACGAAGTGGGAGACGATGAAGATGAAGACGATGGTTTTTTCGTGCCCCATGGGTACCTGTCTGAGGACGAGGGAGTCACTGAG GAGTGTGCTGACCCAGAGAATCACAAGGTTCGTCAGAAACTGAAGGCCAAAGAGTGGGATGAGTTTTTGGCGAAGGGGAAGAGGTTCCGTGTGCTCCAGCCCGTGAAGATCGGCTGCATCTGGGCAGCTGATAAGGATGGGGGCGCCGACCGGAAGGTGCTGCAGCAGTTCACGGCGTGCCTGCTGGAGACGGTCCCTTCCGAGGAGGAACAGACGCCCAAGGCCTCCAGACGGGAGAAGAGAGACCAGCAGA tcTTGGCGCAGCTGCTCCCGCTGCTGCACGGGAACGTGAACGGAAGCAAAGTGATCATCCGGGAGTTCCAGGAGTGCTGCCGCCGGGGGCTGCTCGGCAGGGACGCGGGCAGTCCCGACAGCAGCTCTGCCAGCCCGCCCAGCCCTGGCTCCTCCCGCCCGCAGACCCCCACCGCCAGCGAGGACGCCGCCGTCCCCTCCAAGGCCAGGCTCAAGCGGATCATTTCCGAGAACTCGGTGTACGAGAAGAGGCCTGACTTCAGGATGTGCTGGTACGTCCACCCGCAGGTGCTGAAGACCTTTGACCAGGAGCACCTGCCCGTGCCGTGCCAGTGGAGTTACGTCACCATGGTGCCCTCAGCCACCAGGGAGGACAGTGGCAGCATCCCCGCCACGGGGCCCAGCCAGGGGACGCCCGTCTCGCTGAAGCGGAAGTCAGCCGGCAGCATGTGCATCACCCAGTTCATGAAGAAGCGCAG